Proteins encoded together in one Ammospiza caudacuta isolate bAmmCau1 chromosome 27, bAmmCau1.pri, whole genome shotgun sequence window:
- the FTSJ3 gene encoding pre-rRNA 2'-O-ribose RNA methyltransferase FTSJ3 — protein MGKKSKLGKSRRDKFYHLAKETGFRSRSSFKLLQLNRKFQFLQKARALLDLCAAPGGWLQVASKFMPVSSLIIGVDLVPIKPIPNVVTLQEDITTEKCRQALRKELQTWKVDVVLNDGAPNVGASWVHDAYSQANLTLMALKLACEFLCKGGWFITKVFRSRDYQPLMWIFQQFFQKVQATKPQASRNESAEIFVVCQGYQAPDKIDSKFFDPKYAFKDVEVVTKSVSELVSKKKPKAEGYAEGDTTLYHRFTLMDFLKAANPVDFLSKANEITLGDGELENHSSTTEELRQCCRDIRVLGRKELRALLNWRTKLRRFLAKKLKEQAKEMDINLSSGEEEEGREEDKKEKMEAKAAAAEEEKEQEEVELALAEMKAKELAELKRKKKKILKEQRKQRERVELKMDLPGVSIADDGDTSMFSLKSIHRTPLLDELSRGDMASADTLLEISPGDDDIYVSDHEEEDDDVSLASDLDPEELLEIEARQRKLQREQRGKRTKFKQKEEEEEGQEVENPLLVPLEEKSVLEERQTSLWFGKDAFAGIEDDADEELELGQAQMLAEKQREAQRDKTTKKGQKKKKEEAQEEAPAEPSPAAAPAPNANEEAKEEQSSDDDDDDDSSSEDERPLAPVGRKRGRVEPCGFEVVPIEKPVKRVLDAEGLALGSVIASSKKARRDLIDDSFNRYSYNEEEGELPEWFTEEERQHRRRQLPVDRQTVEAYRQRWKEINARPIKKVAEAKARKKKRMLKKLEQMKKKAEAVVSTVDISEREKVAQLRRIYKKAGLAKEKRQVTYLVAKKGVGRRVRRPPGVKGQFKVVDSRLKKDVRAQKRKEQKKKRHK, from the exons ATGGGCAAGAAAAGCAAACTGGGCAAGAGCCGGCGGGACAAGTTCTACCACCTGGCCAAGGAGACGG gCTTCCGCTCCCGCTCCTCCTtcaaactgctgcagctcaATCGGAAATTCCAGTTCCTGCAGAAAGCCCGGGCCCTGCTGGACCTGTGTGCGGCCCCTGGTGGCTG GCTCCAGGTGGCTTCCAAGTTCATGCCAGTGTCCAGCCTGATCATCG GGGTGGATCTGGTGCCCATCAAGCCCATTCCCAACGTGGTGACCCTGCAGGAGGACATCACCACTGAGAAGTGCCGCCAG GCCCTGCGCAAGGAGCTGCAGACGTGGAAGGTGGATGTGGTGCTGAACGATGGAGCGCCCAACGTGGGAGCCAGCTGGGTGCACGATGCCTACTCCCAGg CCAACCTGACCCTCATGGCCCTGAAGCTGGCCTGTGAGTTCCTGTGCAAGGGTGGCTGGTTCATCACCAAGGTGTTCCGCTCCCGGGACTACCAGCCCCTCATGTGGATCTTCCAGCAGTTCTTCCAGAAGGTCCAGGCCACCAAGCCCCAGGCCTCCCGCAACGAGTCTGCTGAGATCTTTGTGGTGTGCCAGG GTTATCAGGCTCCAGACAAAATTGACAGCAAGTTTTTTGACCCCAAATACGCCTTCAAGGACGTGGAGGTTGTCACCAAGTCTGTCAGTGAGCTGGTCAGCAAAAAGAAGCCCAAG gCCGAGGGCTATGCCGAGGGTGACACCACCCTGTACCACCGCTTCACCCTCATGGACTTCCTCAAGGCTGCCAACCCTGTGGACTTCCTCTCCAAGGCCAACGAG ATCACCTTGGGGGATGGGGAGCTGGAGAATCACAGCTCCACCACGGAGGAGCTGCgccagtgctgcagggacaTCCGAGTGCTGGGCCGCAAGGAGCTCAG GGCCCTGCTGAACTGGAGGACGAAGCTGCGGCGGTTCCTGGCCAAGAAGCTGAAGGAGCAGGCCAAGGAGATGGATATCAA CCTGAGCTccggtgaggaggaggagggcagggaggaggacaagaaggagaagatggaggccaaagctgcagctgctgaggaggagaaggagcaaGAGGAAGTGGAGCTGGCTTTGGCAGAGATGAAGGCcaaggagctggcagagctgaagAG gaagaagaagaagatccTGAAGGAGCAGAGGAAGCAGCGGGAACGTGTGGAGCTGAAGATGGACCTGCCTGGAGTGTCCATCGCCGATGATGGTGACACCAGCATGTTCTCCCTGAAGAGCATCCACAGGACCCCG ctgctggatgaGCTGTCTCGGGGGGACATGGCGTCTGCTGACACTCTGCTGGAGATCAGCCCTGGGGACGATGACATTTACGTGTCAGATCACGAGGAAGAGGATGATGATGTGTCCCTGGCCAGCGACCTGGACcccgaggagctgctggagatcGAGGCCCGGCAGCGGAAGCTGCAGCGGGAGCAGCGAGGGAAGAG GACAAAGTTTaagcagaaggaggaggaggaggaagggcaggaagtGGAGAATCccctgctggtgcctctggagGAGAAGTCGGTGCTGGAGGAGCGACAGACCAGCCTGTGGTTTGGGAAG GATGCCTTCGCTGGCATTGAGGATGATGCAGacgaggagctggagctgggccaggctcAGATGTTGGCTGAGAAGCAGCGTGAGGCTCAGAgag acaaaacaacaaagaaagggcagaagaagaagaaggaggaggccCAGGAGGAGGCTCCAGccgagcccagccctgcagcagccccagctcccaatGCCAATGAAGAAGCTaaagaggagcagagcagtgatgatgatgatgatgatgacagcagcagtgaggatgAGAG GCCACTGGCACCAGTGGGAAGGAAGCGGGGCCGTGTCGAGCCCTGCGGCTTCGAGGTGGTGCCTATTGAGAAGCCAG TGAAAAGAGTCCTGGATGCAGAGGGCCTGGCCCTCGGCTCTGTCATTGCCAGCTCCAAAAAGGCCCGGCGGGACCTCATCGACGACTCCTTCAACAG GTACTCGTACAACgaggaggagggggagctgCCCGAGTGGTTCACGGAGGAGGAGCGGCAGCACCGGCGCCGGCAGCTGCCCGTGGACAGGCAGACGGTGGAGGCCTATCGGCAGCGCTGGAAGGAGATCAATGCCCGGCCCATCAAGAAGGTGGCAGAGGCCAAGGCCCGCAAGAAGAAGAGG ATGCTGAAGAAGCTGGagcagatgaagaagaaggCCGAGGCTGTGGTGAGCACCGTGGACATCTCGGAGCGGGAGAAGGTGGCCCAGCTGCGCCG CATCTACAAGAAGGCTGGGCTGGCCAAGGAGAAGCGCCAGGTCACCTacctggtggccaagaagggCGTGGGACGTCGGGTGAGGCGTCCCCCTGGTGTCAAGGGCCAGTTCAAGGTGGTGGACAGCCGCCTCAAGAAGGACGTGAGGGCTCAGAAGCGCAAAGAGCAGAAGAAGAAGCGCCACAAGTGA
- the PSMC5 gene encoding 26S proteasome regulatory subunit 8 codes for MPAEKMALDGPEQMEMDDGKGGSGLRQYYLSKIEELQLIVNEKSQNLRRLQAQRNELNAKVRLLREELQLLQEQGSYVGEVVRAMDKKKVLVKVHPEGKFVVDVDKNIDINDVTPNCRVALRNDSYTLHKILPNKVDPLVSLMMVEKVPDSTYEMIGGLDKQIKEIKEVIELPVKHPELFEALGIAQPKGVLLYGPPGTGKTLLARAVAHHTDCTFIRVSGSELVQKFIGEGARMVRELFVMAREHAPSIIFMDEIDSIGSSRLEGGSGGDSEVQRTMLELLNQLDGFEATKNIKVIMATNRIDILDSALLRPGRIDRKIEFPPPNEEARLDILKIHSRKMNLTRGINLRKIAELMPGASGAEVKGVCTEAGMYALRERRVHVTQEDFEMAVAKVMQKDSEKNMSIKKLWK; via the exons ATGCCGGCCGAGAAGATGGCGCTGGACGGGCCCGAGCAG aTGGAGATGGACGACGGGAAGGGCGGCTCGGGACTCCGGCAGTATTACCTGTCCAAGATcgaggagctgcag CTCATTGTGAACGAGAAGAGTCAGAACCTGCGGcggctgcaggcacagaggaaCGAGCTTAACGCCAAGG TGCGGCTGCtgcgggaggagctgcagctgctgcaggagcagggatcctACGTGGGAGAGGTGGTGAGAGCCATGGACAAGAAGAAGGTGCTGGTCAAG gTGCACCCAGAGGGGAAGTTCGTGGTGGATGTGGACAAGAACATCGACATCAATGAT gtgaCCCCCAACTGCCGCGTGGCGCTGCGCAATGACAGCTACACCCTGCACAAGATCCTGCCCAACAAGGTGGACCCGCTGGTGTCCCTCATGATGGTGGAGAAGGTCCCAGACTCCACCTACGAGATGATCGGGGGCCTGGACAAGCAGATCAAGGAGATCAAGGAGGTCATCGAGCTGCCCGTGAAGCACCCGGAGCTCTTTGAGGCTCTGGGCATCGCCCAGCCCAAG GGGGTGCTGCTCTACGGCCCCCCCGGCACGGGGAAGACGCTGCTGGCGCGGGCTGTGGCCCATCACACCGACTGCACCTTCATCCGTGTGTCCGGCTCTGAGCTCGTGCAGAAGTTCATCGGGGAAG GGGCCCGCATGGTGCGGGAGCTGTTCGTGATGGCGCGGGAGCACGCGCCCTCCATCATCTTCATGGACGAGATCGACTCCATCGGCTCCTCCCGCCTGGAGGGCGGCTCCGGCGGCGACAGCGAGGTGCAGCGCACCATGCTCGAGCTCCTCAACCAGCTCGACGGCTTCGAGGCCACCAAAAACATCAAG gTGATCATGGCCACCAACAGGATCGACATCCTGGACTCGGCCCTGCTGCGCCCCGGCCGCATCGACAGGAAAATCGAATTCCCCCCTCCCAACGAGGAG gcccGCCTGGACATCCTCAAGATCCACTCGCGGAAGATGAACCTGACCCGGGGCATCAACCTGCGCAAAATCGCGGAGCTGATGCCGGGGGCCTCGGGGGCTGAGGTGAAG ggtGTGTGCACAGAGGCTGGGATGTATGCActgagggagaggagagtgcacGTCACACAGGAGGACTTCGAGATGGCCGTGGCCAAG